The DNA segment CGCCAGGGTGAACCTGGAGCCGACGATCGGGATGTCCGGCCGCAGCTTGAGCAGGAACGGAATCGCCCCGATGTGGTCCTCGTGCCCGTGGGTCAGCACCAGCGCTTCGATGTCGTCGAGCCGGTCTTCGATATGGCGCAGGTCCGGCAGGATCAGGTCGACGCCGGGCTCGTCGTGCGTGGGGAACAACACTCCGCAGTCGACGATCAGCAGCCGGCCCAGGTGTTCGAAAACCGTCATGTTGCGGCCGATTTCGCCGATACCGCCGAGCGCGGTGACCCGCAACCCGCCCGTGGCCAACGGACCGGGCGGGGCGAGGTCCTCGTTCACAGGCTCGCCCTCTGGCTCACCGCAGCACCGAGGCCGCACGCATGTCGGCGGCCAACGCGTCGATCTGCTCCCGTGTCGCACCCACCTGCGGCAGCCGGGGATCGCCGACGTCGATGCCCTGCAGCCGCAGACCCGCCTTGGCCAATGTCACCCCACCCAGGCGGCTCATCGCGTTGTGCAGCGGGCCCAGCGCGACGTTGATCTTGCGCGCGGTGGCGATGTCTCCGCAACCGAAGGCGGACAACAGCTCTCGAAGCTGACCGGCCGCCAGATGACCGATCACGCTGATGAAGCCGACGGCGCCCATGGCCAGCCAGGCCAGGTTGAGCGCGTCGTCGCCGGAGTAATAGGCCAGTCCGGTGTCGGCCATGATCTGGGCGGCGCTGGGCAGGTCGGCTTTGGCGTCCTTGACCCCGACGATGTTGGGGTGCGCCGCCAACGCGCGAATGGTGTCCGGCTCGATGGGCACCCCCGACCGCCCGGGGATGTCGTAGAGCAGCATCGGCAACTCGGTCGCATCGGCGACGGCGGTGAAGTGTGCTTGCAGCCCCCGCTGTGGCGGCTTGGAGTAGTAGGGCGTGACCACCAGCAGCCCGTGCGCGCCCTCGGCCGCGCAGGCCTTGGCCAGCCGGACGCTGTGCGCGGTGTCGTAGCTGCCCGCGCCGGCGATGACGCGGGCCCGGTCGCCGACCGCGTCCAGGACGGTTCGCAGCAGCTCGATCTTCTCGTCGTCGGAGGTGGTCGGCGACTCGCCGGTGGTACCCGAGACCACCAGGCCGTCGCACCCCTGGTCCACCAGGTGGTTCGCCAGCCGCGCCGCGGCAACGGTGTCCAGGGAGCCGTCGGCGCCAAACGGTGTCACCATCGCGGTCAGCAGCGTTCCCAGGCGGGCGGGAACGTCGAATCCGACGGTGCTCACGGTGTTCAAGGTTACCTGGCGGCACCACGCTTTCTGCTACCGCCGCGAGCGCGTGTGTTTGTCCGGTGACACGCCGCGCGGACTGCACATTTGCAGGCGCGCCTGGCTCAGGCTTTCAGGCTTCGGTAGCGAAAGGACTCGTCGCGACCTCGGTGCCGTCGGCCAGCGTGGTGACCTCGAAGTCGGCGAACACCGCGGGGGCCACGCCGGCGAGCTGGCGCAGGCACTCGATGGCCAGTCGCCGGATTTCCACGTCGGCGTGCTCACTGGCCCGCATGGCGATGAAATGCCGCCAGGCCCGGTAGTTGCCGGTCACCACGATGCGGGTTTCGGTGGCGTTGGGCAGCACCGCGCGGGCGGCCTGGCGGGCCTGCTTGCGGCGCAAAACGGCGTTGGGCTGCTCGGCGAACTTGGCTTGCAGCTTGGTCAGCAGCTCGGTGTAGGTGGC comes from the Mycobacterium shinjukuense genome and includes:
- the dapA gene encoding 4-hydroxy-tetrahydrodipicolinate synthase — translated: MSTVGFDVPARLGTLLTAMVTPFGADGSLDTVAAARLANHLVDQGCDGLVVSGTTGESPTTSDDEKIELLRTVLDAVGDRARVIAGAGSYDTAHSVRLAKACAAEGAHGLLVVTPYYSKPPQRGLQAHFTAVADATELPMLLYDIPGRSGVPIEPDTIRALAAHPNIVGVKDAKADLPSAAQIMADTGLAYYSGDDALNLAWLAMGAVGFISVIGHLAAGQLRELLSAFGCGDIATARKINVALGPLHNAMSRLGGVTLAKAGLRLQGIDVGDPRLPQVGATREQIDALAADMRAASVLR